The Curtobacterium herbarum genome contains the following window.
GGTCCACTCGTCGACCGCGACGACGTGGTCCGCACCGGCCGTGCCGGCCGCGTGCGCGGCGGCGACGCGCTCCAGGTGCGTCGGCGGGTTCGACGGCACGTGCGCCGGCCGGTCGGACTCGTTGATGCGGCGGAGCTCCGGCACGATGTCCTCGGCCAGGATGTCGATCTGCTCGAGCACCGTCTTCAGCGGCAGGCCGGCGTGGTCGATGAGGAACAGCTGGCGCTGGTAGTGCCCGACGTGGTCCTTCATCGCGGCGTACCGGTCGATGACCTGCTGCGGCGACCCGACGGTGAGCGGGGTCTGGGTGGTGAAGTCCTCCATGGACGGGCCGTGGCCGTAGACCGGGGCGTTGTCGAAGTACGGACGGAACTCGTCGACCGCGTCCTGCGAGTTCTTCCGCGCGAAGAACTGGCCGCCCAGGCCGACGATCGCCTGGTCACCACGGCCGTGCCCGTGGTGCTCGTAGCGCTGACGGTAGAGGCCGACCATCTGCTCGGTGTGCTGGATGGGCCAGAAGATGTTGTTGTGGAAGAACCCGTCGCCGTAGTAGGCGGCCTGCTCGGCGATCTCGGGCGTGCGGATCGAGCCGTGCCAGACGAAGGGCGCGACGCCGTCGAGCGGACGCGGGGTCGAGGTGAAGCCCTGCAGCGGCGTGCGGAACTGCCCCTGCCAGTTGACGACCTCGTTCTCCCAG
Protein-coding sequences here:
- a CDS encoding CE1758 family FMN-dependent luciferase-like monooxygenase, with product MQFGIFTVSDVTTDPTTGTTPDDTQRVRDILTIAQHADQAGLDVFATGEHHNPPFVASSPTTMLGYLAGVTKDITLSTSTTLVTTNDPVRIAEEYAMLQVVSDGRMDLMMGRGNTGPVYPWFGKDIRQGLNLAVENYALIRQLWENEVVNWQGQFRTPLQGFTSTPRPLDGVAPFVWHGSIRTPEIAEQAAYYGDGFFHNNIFWPIQHTEQMVGLYRQRYEHHGHGRGDQAIVGLGGQFFARKNSQDAVDEFRPYFDNAPVYGHGPSMEDFTTQTPLTVGSPQQVIDRYAAMKDHVGHYQRQLFLIDHAGLPLKTVLEQIDILAEDIVPELRRINESDRPAHVPSNPPTHLERVAAAHAAGTAGADHVVAVDEWTGASV